A window of Bactrocera tryoni isolate S06 unplaced genomic scaffold, CSIRO_BtryS06_freeze2 scaffold_25, whole genome shotgun sequence genomic DNA:
ACCTCTAATAAGTTAAATGTAAATATCTCTCGATTCGAAGCAAGGCGTTCAAGGTGTACGGACATGTATATTAATTCACTCCGTATATTCAGATTGTGCAAAAAGTAACCAatcaataattataaaataaaattaaaccatCAATAAAAATCAGTGCAttccttaaatgcctacttcagctttgtcgaggcaacaaaaacaacgcctGGCAAACAAAGGTAACGGCTATGATGGGTCATCGCATCGATCAGccgaaatgaaaattaagcaagcgcagtcagcagaagcagcagtaatcaacaatcgggcaacaacaaatgcgccaACAGCAGACACTATGCAAGTACCAGATGTTGCAAACAttcttaagtaaaaaatgagtgtattgaatatttgtttatggaatgctaacggtgttaaccaacataaattggaacttattagatttctggatgaaaataatattgatgtaatgcttttgttaaaaactcatcttacgaacaaaaacaatttttttataccgGGGCTTAGaatatatgttacaaatcactCAGATGGAAAACCGcatggaggaacagcagtgttggttagaaaacggttaaatcacCACGCATTAGAATCTTATGAACACAGCGCAAttacaagcaacaacaatatcactaaaaaatcggggttgtaACCTTAACCTAatggctatatactgtccacttcgttttaaaattacagaaagcgaatttaaagacttctttggaacactaggccatagatttctagcaggtgaagattacaatgcaaaacatACGTGTTGGGGCTCACGACTAATTAATCCGGAAGGACAActgtatcacactattataaataggcacaatatcTCCTGGTGAgtcgacatattggcctagtgatcgtaaaaaaataccagatttaatggattttgctgtaatcaaaaatatatataaatcgcacataacagctgatctatcttctgatcactcttctgtactaataaagatatgtgaacaacccatagtcgttgatccaaaagtgggtctaacatcttataaaacgaattggctaaaatataaaaaatatgtgagtagccacattaatgttgagtacaaaatagatacaggaagagatattgacgaaagcataagagaattcaatgatataataactaatgCAGTTGTCTTGCAACACcgaacaaaaactataagccgcttggtccCAGAAAAATCACTAACAGAAAAATAgaaagcttgtaaatgaaaaaggcgtgcaaggcgtgaatggcagatatatcgttccccttccactcagattcaattgaaatctgctgcacgtaaattaaaaaaagcgcttaaacgtgaggaagaattcaataccgaaatgtatataaagaagctgtgtccgaATTCAAGCAAGGAAagttccctttggaaagcctaAAAGTCCAGGAAGCCACCAACCAACttcaacatgcctatacgagccTTGGGTGGAAactgggctcgaagtgacgaggaaaaggcaaattgctttgcaaatcacctagaaaaggtatttcaaccaaattgccaAAGAATAACTTTAAGTTGACAACCTTGCCCAATACCGCAAACGAGTCGCATTTATTTATTAGGAtttctacttctgaagttactagaataatcaaagaacttaacccaaaaaattcaccaggacatgataatattaccccaaaaatgctaattgagttaccaaatactgctgtagaagtgctctctttgctcttcaatgcaattcttaatctcggatactatcctaattcatagaaaaagtcgcagattatcttgatagataaacctgggaaagactaaTCAGTATtttaccctgtctttctaaaatatttgaaaaagtgttactatcaaatacgactcctttcctccacgaaaataatataataccaacgcaccaattcgggtttcgtgaaaaacataccACGATAGAGCAAgcaaatagaattactaacgaaataagaaaagcatttgagcacagagagtactgttcagctatatatatttctagacgtggctcaggcacttgataaggtgtggcatgaaggccttttatataagattaaaaacattctacctttagaattgtataaaacattggagtcttatgtAAAAAGTAGACAATTTATgctaaaagtgggagatttcatatctgatgaacgacagataagggctggtgtatcACAGgacagtgttttaggcccaactctatacatcatatatacagcaaatcttccaacagctaataatgtattaacatcAACTTTTGCAGATGACACAGCTTAAGTgggccgtaacaaatgccacataatagtataaggaatatatattataataactcCTACCCCGCTCActtccatataacggtattgttcaaaattactaaaagtggaataaatcaataactaattgcGCCAGAGACTTTAAAATTTATCTGCGTAATGGTGTGAGAATGCTTTATGGGAGCCgctgtgaaaattggacgacggacgtggcaccgcccacttttggGTGAAATCACATCTCGGGCCCCATCCCACCGATTTCAACTAAACTTTGCACACTGTATGTTCTTATATTCCCATCTTACAgtatgaaaatgggcgaaattggTCTAcaaccacaattttaaattcaatttgattctttcatcttatagtacacaaattaagaacTAATTAtaataacggaataaaatttcgcACCCTATAATTCCTAAAAGTATGCCgctttattatcaaaaattgcccaaatccaAACCAAACTGTCCAAGCCTCTAGGTATCGAATATGGGGACCCCAGTAcctttagttgacttttgacataaaatatcggtcaatgcgggagatatgcaatagaaattccgagagaatcctttcctgacaatattGGTTTTGTGTATCAAAATTTGGTTAAATCTTGTTCTTCTATTTTTGGGGAAACCGAAGCAATTAGAAATGCCTTTTTCCGGCCGACTGTTGCTGTTgggtacctgttggcaagagttattctgcgttagatttcgaggctgacattttttatttgttgcgaaattatgtacgacttcgaagttatgactgtcaacagctaCGTGGGAGCgtagtcgtgagtgcgacgactatttgtttgatgacaagatatattttgTCTTCCCCTCGTTCACTACAggacccatttgtttcgctttctTATACAGTCTGGAgcaagcagaactaacggcgcggaagctgatgccaatgatatcaatatcacatGCATCCCTGAATTCTGctacaataaatttttagcgcatattgaaataaatattgatattattaattttgttttagaaatttttaggTTAATTTACAGAAACACTGTGTCacagataattttttcaaacatttttccaagttcaattcttaataaattgtattttctatTGGTTTATTTCCAACCACTGGCGACGTtactatttaataaaaatacaattataatacacatatgtatgtatataagcaaagcaCTCGctacttggcactcacgtcactgttgacagtcataactttgaagttatagatagtttcgtatattaacgaaccaccaacaacgtcagcctggaaattaaacgcaggataactcttgccaacaggtgctacttcgaattgggtaggcaattgagaaatactCTCCCCtctcctctctcgacgaacaaaaaccaaactctataagtcactcataattctcgtcctgctatatggtgcagaggcttggacgatgacatcaacagATGAATtgacattgcgagttttcgagagaaaagttctgcgaaagatttacggccctttgcgcgttggccacggcgaatatcgcattcgatggaacgatgagctttatgagatatatgatgacattgacatagttcagcgaattaaaagacagcggccatggtggctaggtcatgttatccgaaaagacgaaaacactccagctctgacagTAGTCGACACTGTACCCGccagggggaagcagaggaagagaaagacctccactccgttgaaaggaccaagtggagaaggacctggctacgctacgactggcgcgctgttgttaactcggctataatcgcgtaagcggtgtctacgccagttaagaagaagaagatatatgtatgcatgactgtatttatattttctaaaagtaTTTGTGTTTGACTACTGTAATTTGTTATGAAAACTTAGGTTACAATATGGATTGTTTGCTGCTAACGCAGGTAGTTTTTGACATGTAACAATATTTCAGTTGAATACAACAACTTGCCGAAATATGGAACGAATGtatgcaaatacaacaaatgaaTTTGAGTTCATCTGGCATCCGATTTACAAAAACATTTGGCCACGAGAATGAATTAGAAACGCATTTCAACTAAACAAACCAAATTATAACACATTTAATgccaatatttatatacaagtacatataccGTTATCTAAGTAGatcttgttgaattttttccatatttattaGCTAATGTGAGCAAGTAACAAACGTCTTATTGCCAGCCGCGTAAAAAGCATAGAGTTTTCTTTtgcccctattgcggttttcatCCCAACTGCATTTCAGTCGAAGTTTAAAAGTTCGGTATTGCCAACTTCAActcaattattcaaaaaaaattgcggttgAAGTATGAtcgaacttcaacttttttggtATGCTTAATAGCAattgaagtttatttatatactagtcAACCCCACTCGTACagagttgaaaaccgcaataccaaaaaagttgaagttcgaCCATACTTCAACCGCAACATTCGTgcagtgaaatacaaaaaaatattaaagaaaaatggaggacgggtaaaataactattttaattaatgttaaattaattttaattaatatttttgttatacatttttagaaaaaataaagttacaacaaaaaagcaattcgaaaaattggtggAGTTAATGGAGAAGTTTCCAGAAGTAGGAAGAGGAAAGCCACAATTtggaaacaataaattcaaattgagatgCAGCGCTTCAaattgctaaattaaaatcttcgcaaagattttaattttttttggttatttaagacaaaaagtaatattttttttattttatttttaataattctggaatgaagtgatattttatatttttgtaccatagtttaagtttaccttaaacaagaaaaaacgttaacttcggttgcaccgaagctaaatacccttcacaggtgcatttctgttagtaactatgtgttcagtttgtatggaagctatatgatatagttaactgatctgaacaatttcctcggagattacattgttgccttagaaaataacatatatcaagtttcgtgaatatatcttgtcaaatgtgaaggttgtccatacaagaacttgattccgatcgttcagtttgtatggcagctataggctatagttaaccgatctgaacaatttcctcgcagattacattgttgccttagaaaataacatatatcaagtttcgtgaatatatcttgtcaaatgtgaaagttgtccatacaagaacttgataccgatcgttcagtttgtatggcagctatatgctatagttaaccgatctgaacaatttcttcgcagattacattgttgccttagaaaataacatataccaaatttcgtgaatatatctagtcaaatgtgaaagttttccatataagaacttgtttccgatcgttcagtttgtatggcagctatatgctatagttaaccgatttgataaatttcttcggagattacattgttgccttagaaaataacatatatcaagtttcgtgaatatatcttgtcaaatgtgaaagttgtccatacaagaacttgattccgatcgttcagtttgtatggtagctatacgctatagtcaaccgatctgatcaatttcttcggagattacattgttgccttagaaaataatctgtaccaaatttcgtgaatatatcttgacaaatatgaaagttttccctacaagaacttgattccgatcgttcagtttgtatggcagctatatgttatagtggcccgatatcggccgttccgacaaatgagcagcttcttgaagagaaaatgacgtttgcaaaatttcaaaacgatatcttaaaaactgagagactagttcgtatatatacagacagacggacagacggacagactgacggacatggctaaatcgactcagctcgacatactgatcatttatatatataccttatagggtctccgacgattccttctgggtgttacaaacttcgtgacaaacttaatataccctgttcagggtgtaaaaatgaagtgatattgttatttaatgaattaatttaaataaaatttaaatatatgcctgaataaatagcacattagaaataataaatgaaatttaatattttaattgtttagaGGGAAGTCATAATATTATTGCGAATTATTCGAGCCGTATCCTCTTCTTCTCTTTCTATGTCCAAAATATCATTGGTCATTGTAGTATGTGAAGTAGATGGTATTTCTTCCGGAGATTCCACTTGAGAGTGTtggcaaatattgtgcaatgcGCAACAAGCATTCACAATTTGCGTAGCCTTTTCGGGAGTGTAATGTAAACCTCGTACAGATAAAAGACAACGAAATCTACTCTTGAGTACACCAATTGTCCGCTCTACAATATTCCGGGCCTTTGAGTGTACTGTATTGTAGCGTGCTTGGGGAGAAGAAGCTTCCGCCAAGCGATAAGGcgtcattaaaaatttgtgcagaGGATAGCCAGCGTCGCCTAAGAAATTACATTACTCtaattatttagcaataaatacgATCAAGTCTTACCCAAGATCCAAGTGTTATTCTGTATGTTGTTCTGTAAATGCACTTTCAAATCGctaacattgaaaacaaaagagtcATGATTTGCGCCTGCATGCCTAGCATCCACATACCGAATAGACATTTTATAATcacaaagctaaaaattttaagaaattataccattttgtttctaatataattcagattttatacatacaatcatcacgtttaaaCTGTAGTAGCCCTTTCTGTTAAGATAAAGATGTTGCACTTCTTTTCTTGGTGAAATTATGCGAACATGAGTTCCGTCGATGCAACCAACTACTCCCGGAAagcactttttgaataaaatgaaacttttgaagCGTTTTGCTTCTCCTCAGTCATTTTAATCCATTGGGCACAATAcgttgttcaattatatttagaacCTCTTTAATTACTAAAGATATCGTAGGTTGCGCCAACCCAATGTTAAAATCATTTCCACTGCATTTTTGATAACCACCGTCAGCAAGGAAACGCAGAGTtgcgcataattttaatataggagGTATGGCCGTTCCTCGCACACGTTTGTGGAAATGTTCCTTCATCTCattcagtaaaaaacaaaatgcttctttatttaatcgaaaataacttatgaatctgcaacaaacattattaaaaaGCAATTCAATTGTGAAAAAACTATGGCCTACTTTGCATTTGGAAGCTCCAATGGATTTGAGTGATCGCGAAGGCTTTTTCGTATACGTAGCACATCAATTTTGCCACCAGTATTTTCGTCattgtaatataaatcaaaacttatatccattttttatttattgtttattatatatgtttattcactttttcgcgagcgacaactgaattcaattgtttaaatatgtcgtttacaaaattttagctgtttCACTATCTGTAAAATTTCCCTTTCTTAGGTTGGCAACGCCAATCATACTTCGACTGAACTTAGTTGAAGTTCGCAATACCGAAAAAGACTTTGGTTGATCTGAAGTTGAGTTGCCTTAGCATCAATTCGACCAAGTcgggttgaaaaccgcaataggggcatttatctcaaaaaaattacttaacaaGATGGCGGTTGGTGTAATCTTGTATTATATCATTCTTGAAATTGAACCACCACAATAAAAACGAGTGTCACTCATTGGGAAAAAATGTCCAGTCT
This region includes:
- the LOC120780729 gene encoding putative nuclease HARBI1, whose amino-acid sequence is MILCDYKMSIRYVDARHAGANHDSFVFNVSDLKVHLQNNIQNNTWILGDAGYPLHKFLMTPYRLAEASSPQARYNTVHSKARNIVERTIGVLKSRFRCLLSVRGLHYTPEKATQIVNACCALHNICQHSQVESPEEIPSTSHTTMTNDILDIEREEEDTARIIRNNIMTSL